A genome region from Scomber japonicus isolate fScoJap1 chromosome 15, fScoJap1.pri, whole genome shotgun sequence includes the following:
- the ssr2 gene encoding translocon-associated protein subunit beta: MMKMLHVFLVLALLGLGSGEEGARLLASKSLLNRYAVEGRDLTLQYNIYNVGSSAALEVELSDDSFPPEDFGIVSGMLNVKWDRIAPASNVSHTVVLRPLKAGYFNFTSASVSYLAQEGGQVVVGYTSAPGQGGILAQREFDRRFSPHYLDWAAFGVMTLPSIGIPLLLWYSSKRKYDSPKSKKN; the protein is encoded by the exons ATGATGAAGATGCTTCACGTATTCTTGGTTCTGGCTCTGCTCGGTCTGGGCTCAGGAGAGGAGGGAGCTCGTCTGCTGGCTTCTAAATCACTGCTGAACCGCTACGCAGTGGAGGGCCGAGACCTCACCCTGCAGTACAACATCTACAATGTGGGCTCCAG tgCTGCTCTGGAGGTGGAGCTGTCTGATGATTCTTTTCCTCCTGAGGACTTTGGGATTGTTTCAGGAATGTTAAACGTCAAATGGGACAGGATCGCACC AGCCAGCAACGTTTCTCACACCGTGGTGCTGCGCCCCCTGAAGGCCGGTTACTTTAACTTCACCTCTGCCTCCGTCAGCTACCTGGCTCAGGAAGGAGGACAAGTAGTG GTTGGCTACACCAGCGCCCCAGGACAGGGAGGCATCCTGGCTCAGAGGGAGTTCGACCGCCGCTTCTCCCCCCACTAT CTGGACTGGGCTGCATTCGGTGTGATGACTCTGCCCTCCATCGGCatccctctgctcctctggtACTCCAGCAAGAGGAAGTACGACTCACCAAAGTCTAAGAAGAACTGA